Proteins encoded together in one Mycobacterium simiae window:
- a CDS encoding Zn-ribbon domain-containing OB-fold protein — protein MTATSSGPTTIDHSEPPLSAPLTLAFDYTRSVGPTLGKFFTALREHRILGVRGSDGRVHVPPAEYDPVTYEPLGEMVPVAPVGTVVSWTWQPEPLPGQPLDRPFAWALIKLDGADTALLHAVDAGEPAEIKTGARVHAHWADETVGAITDIAYFKLGEDAEPASAPEGSSDQDPVTMIVTPISLTIQHTASHEESAYLRAIAEGSLLGAKTGENGKVYFPPHGADPATGLPTTDFVELPDKGTVTTFAIINIPFQGQRIKPPYVAAYVLLDGADIPFLHLVADIDANEVRMGMRVEAVWKPREEWGFGIDNIEYFRPTGEPDADYDTYKHHL, from the coding sequence GTGACAGCCACTTCGAGCGGCCCGACCACGATCGATCACTCTGAGCCGCCTCTCTCAGCGCCGCTAACCCTGGCCTTCGACTACACCCGTTCAGTGGGTCCTACGCTAGGCAAGTTCTTTACCGCACTGCGTGAGCACCGCATCCTCGGAGTGCGCGGATCCGATGGCCGGGTGCACGTGCCGCCGGCCGAATACGACCCGGTCACCTATGAACCGCTGGGCGAAATGGTACCGGTCGCACCGGTCGGCACCGTGGTCTCCTGGACGTGGCAGCCCGAGCCATTGCCGGGCCAGCCGCTGGACCGACCCTTCGCGTGGGCACTGATCAAGCTCGACGGAGCCGACACCGCGCTGCTGCATGCCGTCGACGCCGGCGAACCCGCCGAGATCAAGACCGGCGCGCGGGTGCATGCGCACTGGGCCGACGAGACGGTGGGCGCCATCACCGACATCGCGTACTTCAAGCTGGGCGAGGACGCCGAACCAGCTTCGGCGCCCGAGGGCTCGTCCGATCAGGACCCGGTAACCATGATCGTCACCCCGATCTCGTTGACGATTCAGCACACCGCATCCCACGAGGAAAGTGCCTATCTGCGTGCCATCGCCGAAGGCAGCCTCCTCGGCGCGAAGACGGGCGAGAACGGCAAGGTGTACTTCCCCCCGCACGGTGCCGACCCGGCGACCGGCCTGCCCACCACCGACTTCGTCGAACTGCCGGACAAGGGCACCGTAACGACGTTCGCGATCATCAACATCCCGTTTCAGGGCCAGCGAATCAAGCCGCCCTACGTGGCGGCCTACGTGCTACTCGACGGCGCGGACATTCCCTTTCTGCATCTAGTCGCCGACATCGACGCGAACGAGGTGCGGATGGGCATGCGAGTGGAAGCGGTGTGGAAACCCCGCGAGGAGTGGGGATTTGGCATCGACAACATCGAGTACTTCCGTCCGACCGGTGAGCCAGACGCCGACTACGACACCTACAAGCACCACCTGTAA
- a CDS encoding acetoacetate decarboxylase family protein, whose product MTVSQHTIAGTVLTMPVRIRQANQHMAMFSVDADAAQHLIDYSGLQVCRYLPGRTVVVLMLMHYIDGDLGQYYEFGTSVMVNPPGSTASGPRALQSAGAFIHHLPVDQPFTLEAGTKIWGYPKVMADFTIRDERQFGFDCTVDGQLVIGMDFRPGLPIRLMPRTQAQRSYSHRDGITRETAFEHTLDGVRTRLGGVRVRLGDHPYAKELASLGLPKRAMLSSSADQVQMTFGDAQEIS is encoded by the coding sequence ATGACTGTGTCGCAGCACACCATCGCGGGCACCGTTCTCACCATGCCGGTGAGGATCCGCCAGGCAAATCAGCACATGGCGATGTTCTCGGTGGACGCCGACGCCGCCCAGCACCTGATCGACTACAGCGGCTTGCAGGTCTGCCGGTATCTGCCCGGCCGCACCGTCGTGGTCCTGATGCTGATGCACTACATCGACGGCGACCTGGGGCAGTACTACGAGTTCGGCACCAGCGTCATGGTCAACCCGCCCGGGTCCACCGCCAGCGGGCCGCGGGCACTGCAGTCGGCCGGAGCGTTCATCCACCATCTGCCCGTGGATCAGCCGTTCACGCTGGAGGCCGGCACAAAGATCTGGGGTTATCCGAAAGTCATGGCGGACTTCACGATTCGGGACGAGCGCCAATTCGGCTTCGACTGCACCGTCGACGGGCAATTGGTGATCGGCATGGACTTTCGCCCTGGTCTGCCGATTCGTCTGATGCCGCGCACTCAGGCCCAGCGCAGCTACTCGCATCGCGACGGGATCACCCGCGAGACGGCGTTCGAGCACACGCTCGACGGCGTGCGGACCCGGCTTGGCGGGGTACGCGTCCGGCTGGGTGACCATCCCTATGCGAAAGAGCTTGCCTCGCTGGGCCTTCCGAAGCGCGCCATGCTGTCCAGCTCGGCGGACCAGGTACAGATGACATTCGGCGACGCCCAGGAGATCTCATGA
- a CDS encoding cytochrome P450, whose translation MTLPDLKTKPDVDLTDGAFYAGDSRSVYKWMRENEPVFRDRNGLAAASTYQAVIEAERNPELFSNAGGIRPDQPGVEMMIEMDDPQHLLRRKLVNSGFTRKRVKDLESKITLLCDTLIDAVCERGECDFVWDLAAPLPMAVIGDMLGVRPEERTMFLKWSDDLVGALSSTAAEADVQVTMDAFAAYSQYMMGMIEARKSEPTDDLVSVLVHAEVEGSRLEDHQIVTEVLLLLIGGDETTRHTLSGGTRQLLAHPDQHRRLASDLSLLPNAIEEMLRWTAPVKNMARTVTSDTEFHGAQLREGEKMILLFESANFDEKVFDEPEKFNIERYPNNHLAFGFGTHFCLGNQLARLELSIMQTRLLQRLPDLRLASPDAPLPLRPANFVSGLEKMPVEFTPGAPLR comes from the coding sequence ATGACCCTTCCCGATCTGAAGACCAAACCCGACGTCGACCTGACCGACGGGGCGTTCTACGCGGGCGACTCGCGGTCCGTCTACAAGTGGATGCGCGAGAACGAGCCGGTCTTCCGGGATCGAAACGGCCTGGCTGCGGCGTCGACCTACCAGGCCGTGATCGAGGCGGAGCGCAACCCCGAGTTGTTTTCGAATGCCGGCGGCATCCGCCCAGACCAGCCCGGCGTAGAGATGATGATCGAGATGGACGATCCGCAACACCTGTTGCGCCGCAAGCTCGTCAACTCCGGCTTCACCCGCAAGCGCGTCAAGGATCTGGAGTCCAAGATCACCTTGCTGTGCGACACGCTGATCGACGCGGTGTGCGAACGCGGCGAGTGTGACTTCGTCTGGGACCTGGCCGCACCCCTGCCGATGGCAGTCATCGGCGACATGCTCGGCGTGCGGCCCGAGGAACGCACGATGTTCCTCAAGTGGTCCGACGATCTGGTTGGGGCGCTGAGCAGCACCGCGGCCGAAGCCGACGTTCAGGTCACGATGGATGCCTTTGCCGCCTACAGCCAATACATGATGGGCATGATCGAGGCGCGTAAGTCCGAACCGACCGACGATCTAGTCAGCGTGCTCGTGCACGCCGAGGTCGAAGGTTCCCGGCTGGAGGACCACCAAATCGTCACCGAGGTGCTGCTGCTGCTGATCGGCGGCGACGAAACCACGCGACACACGCTATCCGGCGGCACCCGTCAGCTGCTTGCGCACCCCGATCAGCACCGGCGGCTGGCGAGCGACTTGAGCTTGTTGCCCAACGCAATTGAAGAGATGCTGCGCTGGACCGCGCCGGTGAAGAACATGGCCCGCACGGTCACCTCCGACACCGAGTTCCACGGCGCGCAATTGCGCGAGGGCGAAAAGATGATCCTGCTCTTCGAGTCGGCGAACTTCGACGAGAAAGTCTTCGACGAGCCCGAGAAGTTCAACATCGAGCGCTACCCGAACAATCATCTGGCGTTCGGCTTCGGCACGCACTTCTGTCTGGGCAACCAGCTCGCCCGGTTGGAGTTGTCGATCATGCAAACCCGCCTGCTGCAGCGCCTGCCCGACCTGCGGCTGGCGTCCCCCGACGCGCCGCTGCCGCTGCGGCCGGCCAATTTTGTGTCCGGCCTGGAGAAGATGCCGGTCGAATTCACCCCCGGCGCGCCGCTGCGCTGA
- a CDS encoding thiolase domain-containing protein — MSERKVAVVGFAHAPHVRRTDGTTNGVEMLIPCFAQLYEDLGISRTDIGFWCSGSSDYLAGRAFSFISAIDSIGAVPPINESHVEMDAAWALYEAYIKILTGEVDTALVYGFGKSSAGILRQILSRQTDPYTVAPLWPDSVSIAGLQARMGLENGKWTDIQMARVAFDSFANARRVDRVEPPVNVEELLDRPFHTDPLRRHDIAPITDGAAAIVLAADGRARELRDNPAWITGIEHRIETPVLGARDLTESPSTKAATKAATGGTTANLDVAEIHAPFTHQHLILANAIRIPGKTKVNPSGGALAANPMFVAGLERIGFAAQHIWDGSANRVLAHATSGPALQQNLVAVMEGKN, encoded by the coding sequence ATGAGCGAACGCAAAGTTGCGGTCGTCGGCTTTGCCCACGCCCCGCATGTCCGCCGCACCGACGGCACCACCAACGGTGTCGAGATGTTGATTCCCTGCTTCGCCCAGCTGTACGAGGATCTCGGCATCAGCAGGACCGACATCGGATTCTGGTGTTCCGGATCCTCCGATTACCTTGCTGGACGGGCCTTTTCATTCATCTCGGCCATCGACTCGATTGGCGCCGTGCCGCCGATCAACGAGTCACACGTCGAGATGGACGCCGCCTGGGCGCTTTACGAGGCCTACATCAAGATCCTGACCGGCGAGGTCGACACCGCGCTGGTGTACGGCTTTGGCAAGTCCTCGGCCGGGATCCTGCGGCAAATCCTGTCGCGTCAGACCGATCCCTACACCGTCGCGCCGCTGTGGCCGGACTCGGTGTCGATCGCTGGATTACAGGCCCGCATGGGTCTCGAAAACGGCAAGTGGACCGACATCCAGATGGCCCGCGTCGCCTTCGACTCCTTTGCCAACGCCCGCCGCGTCGACCGGGTGGAGCCGCCGGTCAACGTCGAGGAACTGCTCGACCGTCCCTTCCACACCGACCCGCTGCGCCGCCACGACATCGCGCCGATCACCGACGGCGCCGCCGCAATCGTGCTCGCCGCCGACGGCCGGGCCCGCGAACTGCGCGACAACCCGGCCTGGATAACCGGAATCGAGCATCGGATCGAAACTCCGGTGCTGGGAGCGCGTGACCTCACCGAGTCGCCGTCGACCAAGGCCGCGACCAAGGCGGCCACCGGTGGCACCACGGCGAACCTCGACGTCGCCGAGATCCACGCCCCGTTCACCCACCAGCACCTGATCCTCGCGAACGCCATCAGGATTCCGGGCAAGACGAAAGTCAACCCGTCCGGTGGCGCGCTGGCGGCCAACCCGATGTTCGTCGCCGGGCTGGAACGCATCGGATTTGCCGCACAACATATCTGGGACGGCTCCGCGAACCGGGTGCTCGCACACGCCACCAGCGGGCCAGCGCTGCAACAGAACCTGGTCGCGGTGATGGAAGGAAAGAACTGA
- a CDS encoding LLM class F420-dependent oxidoreductase codes for MKLGLQLGYWGAHPPENAGELVAEAEAAGFDAVFTAEAWGSDAYTPLAWWGSSTQRVRLGTSVVQLSARTPTACAMAALTLDHLSGGRHILGLGVSGPQVVEGWYGQPFPKPLARTREYIDIVRQVWAREKPVTSDGPHYPLPRTGAGTTGLGKGLKPITHPLRADIPIMLGAEGPKNIALAAEVCDGWLPIFYTPRMADTYNEWLDEGFARPGARRSREDFEICATANIVITDDRSAAFAAMKPYIALYMGGMGAEDTNFHADVYRRMGYAEVVDDVTKLFRSGRKDGKERAAEIIPDEVIDDAAIVGDVDYVRKQIAAWEAAGVTMMVVSGRSPQQVRDLAALI; via the coding sequence ATGAAGCTCGGTTTGCAGCTCGGATATTGGGGTGCACATCCGCCGGAGAACGCCGGCGAACTCGTCGCCGAGGCGGAGGCCGCGGGATTCGACGCCGTATTCACCGCCGAGGCCTGGGGATCGGACGCCTACACGCCGCTGGCATGGTGGGGCTCGTCGACGCAGCGGGTGCGGCTGGGCACGTCAGTTGTTCAGCTGTCGGCCCGCACGCCGACGGCATGCGCGATGGCGGCGCTCACCCTCGACCATCTCAGCGGCGGCCGGCACATTCTCGGCCTCGGTGTGTCGGGCCCGCAGGTGGTGGAGGGTTGGTACGGCCAGCCGTTTCCCAAGCCGTTGGCGCGCACCCGCGAATACATCGACATCGTCCGGCAGGTCTGGGCCCGCGAAAAGCCAGTGACCAGCGATGGCCCCCACTATCCGCTGCCGCGGACCGGAGCGGGCACCACGGGCCTGGGCAAGGGGCTCAAGCCAATCACCCATCCGCTGCGGGCGGACATTCCCATCATGCTCGGCGCCGAGGGCCCGAAGAACATTGCGCTGGCCGCCGAGGTCTGCGACGGCTGGCTGCCGATCTTCTACACCCCGCGGATGGCCGACACCTATAACGAGTGGCTGGACGAAGGCTTCGCGCGGCCGGGCGCCCGCCGCAGCCGCGAGGACTTCGAGATCTGCGCGACGGCCAACATCGTGATCACCGACGACCGCAGCGCCGCGTTCGCGGCCATGAAGCCCTACATCGCGCTCTACATGGGTGGGATGGGCGCCGAGGACACCAACTTCCACGCCGACGTCTATCGCCGGATGGGTTACGCCGAGGTGGTCGACGACGTCACCAAGCTGTTCCGCAGTGGACGCAAGGACGGCAAAGAACGAGCCGCCGAGATCATCCCCGACGAGGTCATCGACGACGCGGCGATCGTCGGAGACGTCGACTACGTGCGTAAGCAAATCGCGGCGTGGGAGGCCGCAGGCGTCACGATGATGGTCGTCTCCGGCCGCTCTCCCCAGCAGGTCCGGGACCTCGCCGCGCTGATCTAG